A part of Xenopus tropicalis strain Nigerian chromosome 4, UCB_Xtro_10.0, whole genome shotgun sequence genomic DNA contains:
- the gpr88 gene encoding probable G-protein coupled receptor 88 — protein sequence MTNITSPSSSHCQGHVGTKVLVTTVYSLFSVSGTLANVLVIYLVCSFKKLKTTSNAFIVNGCVSDLLVCAFWMPQEVILLSTGRVENHAYRVFMEGVFFLWMTVSLLSHALIALNRFVMITKLPTVYHTVYQKRNTEWMIAMAWVLPLAFLLPWLFGQRPREISLSCPQLRLYVFLGQEVSVSSTYTAILSAVTVLSQTAIVLHCYFRIFRKVQISLKRVSVLNFQVVHNLPCSCPRKDKRLGLYVLIVCCVFALTTEPFAWTVLYGLFQPLPRTLITGSWLLFCLLFVLNPFIYTWKNEEFRRSFRAIVGGELWKNTAIAADPAVQTISQNEP from the coding sequence ATGACCAATATCACGTCCCCTTCATCTTCCCACTGCCAGGGTCATGTAGGTACAAAAGTGCTGGTGACCACAGTATACTCCTTGTTTTCTGTATCTGGCACTTTGGCTAATGTCCTGGTCATTTATCTGGTCTGCTCTTTCAAGAAACTTAAGACAACTAGTAATGCCTTCATTGTGAATGGTTGTGTTTCTGATCTTCTAGTCTGTGCTTTCTGGATGCCACAGGAAGTCATTTTGCTTTCAACAGGTCGGGTTGAGAACCACGCTTACAGAGTCTTCATGGAGGGTGTATTTTTCCTTTGGATGACTGTCTCCCTTCTCTCCCATGCTCTCATTGCTCTGAATCGGTTTGTGATGATCACCAAACTGCCTACTGTTTACCACACAGTCTATCAAAAGCGCAATACAGAGTGGATGATCGCCATGGCTTGGGTGCTACCACTGGCTTTTCTTCTCCCTTGGCTATTTGGTCAGAGGCCCCGTGAGATTTCACTCTCATGTCCACAGCTACGACTCTATGTGTTTTTGGGGCAAGAGGTTTCAGTTTCCAGTACCTACACAGCTATTCTCTCTGCTGTCACTGTGTTGAGCCAGACAGCCATTGTCCTTCACTGTTATTTTCGTATCTTTAGGAAAGTTCAGATCAGTTTGAAGAGGGTAAGTGTCCTTAATTTCCAAGTAGTGCACAACCTACCCTGCTCCTGCCCTCGTAAGGACAAACGATTGGGTCTGTATGTATTGATTGTATGTTGCGTGTTTGCACTCACCACAGAGCCTTTTGCTTGGACAGTCCTGTATGGCCTCTTCCAGCCCCTGCCCAGAACTTTGATAACAGGAAGCTGGCTTCTGTTCTGCCTTCTTTTTGTGCTCAATCCTTTCATTTACACCTGGAAGAATGAAGAGTTCAGACGATCCTTTAGAGCTATTGTAGGGGGTGAACTATGGAAAAATACAGCCATCGCTGCTGATCCAGCTGTTCAGACCATTTCTCAAAATGAACCATAA